From the candidate division KSB1 bacterium genome, the window ATTTCCCTTGATTATTTTGATATTTTTTTTATCTTATAGCCTAAAGCTTTAGTATCTTCACCTCCCTTAGGTTTACCCTAAACATATTTTACAAGTAACCTTCATAAATTGAAGTCCTAGCAGGTGCAAAAACAGAAGAGTTGGAATTTTTCGGGAAAAAGATCATCGACTATTTGTTATGCGATGAAGACGACGAACGTTTAACTTCAAAGTTGAGATCCGATGAAAAGCGAAAACAATGAAGCCACGATTCTCGGGATTGATATCGGAGGGACAGGGATTAAAGCGGCCATTGTTGCCGCTGATGAGGGCAAATTGCTTGACAAGCCGCTCAAAATGATGACCCCTCAGCCAGCGACATTTGGATCAATGTTTGAAATTATTCGAGAATTGGTCCAGCGCTTGAACTGGCGAGGCAGCATCGGCTGTGGCTATCCCGGAGTCGTTAAAAGTGGTCGAGTTTACACAGCGGCGAATCTTGATCCTAGCTGGATCGGTGTCGACCTGGCCAGCTCCTTGAGGCAACTAACTTCGGGGACTGTGAGAGTGATTAACGATGCGGATGCTGCTGGGATCGCAGAGATGATGTTTGGTGCCGGTAAGCCAAGAAATAAGAAAAACGGAGGTGTGGTGCTCCTGTTTACTTTGGGCACGGGGATTGGGAGCGCATTGTTTGTTGATGGTCATCTGGTTCCCAATACTGAATTCGGACACATTGTTATGGATGGCACGGATGCAGAAAAATTGGCTGCTACCGTGGTTCGCGAACGAGAAAATTTAAGCTGGGAAGTTTGGGCGAAACGCGTGAACCGCT encodes:
- a CDS encoding ROK family protein translates to MKSENNEATILGIDIGGTGIKAAIVAADEGKLLDKPLKMMTPQPATFGSMFEIIRELVQRLNWRGSIGCGYPGVVKSGRVYTAANLDPSWIGVDLASSLRQLTSGTVRVINDADAAGIAEMMFGAGKPRNKKNGGVVLLFTLGTGIGSALFVDGHLVPNTEFGHIVMDGTDAEKLAATVVRERENLSWEVWAKRVNRYLQYMEMLFSPDCIIIGGGVSENPELFFPYLDLKTEVLPAKMANDAGIIGAALSILI